A genomic region of Gemmatimonas sp. contains the following coding sequences:
- a CDS encoding PQQ-binding-like beta-propeller repeat protein — protein MRRLLLLPPLLAIAASAAHAQNADWPVYHGNDDHTHYSTLSQISPANVKQLKVAWTFDTGDAFAGSEMQANPIVIDGVLYATTPKLQVFALDAATGRQLWRFDPQNGAPPTSRIRHRGVVVTGDRVLFNYRNRLYALDRRTGQPIRSFGDSGWVDLRQGLGRSIEGLSVSASTPGVVFGNLLIMGSTVPEQLPSAPGDIRAFDITTGKQVWSFHTIPHPGEPGYDTWPPDAWKVAGGANAWSGVTLDAPRGMVFAATGSASYDFYGANRLGDNLYANSVIALDARTGQRLWHYQVLRHDLWDRDLPAAPILVTVQRGGKAVDAVAQITKTGHTFLFDRVTGTPLFPIEERAMPKLALPGEHPSPSQPFPVSPPPFARQQLTRNDLTRRTPAAYRAALKTFNQYSTPHPFTAPNGKGIIIYPGVDGGGEWGGPAFDPKTGLMYVNSNEMAWLLKLVPRSDASLYGANCAGCHGANRKGSALGPSLLDIASRRSREQIVQMVREGTGRMPGFGAAMDGGAINDIVNYLVTGKDETKAKVAAAPSPYALPYRTAYFDIFLDHEGYPGVKTPWGTLNAINLNTGTIAWSIPFGEYPKLAAKGVKNTGTDSYGGAIVTENGLLIIAATTYDNKIRAFDKANGALLWEATLPFAGNATPSTYMVNGKQYLVIACGGGKNGAPSGGVYVAFSL, from the coding sequence ATGCGTCGACTGCTCCTCCTGCCTCCCCTGCTGGCCATCGCCGCCAGCGCGGCCCACGCCCAGAACGCCGACTGGCCGGTGTATCACGGCAACGACGATCACACCCACTACTCCACGCTGTCGCAGATCTCGCCGGCCAACGTGAAGCAGCTCAAGGTGGCGTGGACCTTCGATACGGGCGACGCCTTTGCCGGCTCGGAGATGCAGGCCAACCCCATTGTCATCGACGGGGTGCTCTACGCCACCACGCCCAAGTTGCAGGTCTTTGCCCTCGATGCGGCCACTGGGCGGCAGCTTTGGCGCTTCGATCCGCAGAACGGGGCGCCCCCCACCTCCCGCATTCGGCACCGTGGGGTCGTGGTCACGGGCGACCGCGTGCTCTTCAACTACCGCAATCGCCTGTACGCCCTCGATCGCCGCACCGGGCAACCCATTCGCAGCTTCGGCGACAGTGGGTGGGTGGATCTGCGTCAGGGGCTTGGCCGGTCCATTGAAGGGCTCTCCGTAAGCGCGTCCACGCCAGGCGTGGTGTTTGGCAACCTGCTCATCATGGGCAGCACGGTGCCGGAGCAACTGCCCAGTGCGCCGGGCGACATCCGCGCCTTCGACATCACCACCGGCAAGCAGGTATGGAGCTTCCACACCATTCCGCACCCCGGCGAGCCGGGCTACGACACGTGGCCCCCCGATGCCTGGAAGGTGGCCGGCGGCGCGAACGCCTGGAGCGGCGTCACCCTCGACGCGCCACGCGGCATGGTCTTCGCCGCCACCGGCTCGGCCAGCTACGACTTCTACGGCGCCAACCGGCTGGGCGACAACCTGTACGCCAACAGCGTCATCGCGCTCGATGCCCGCACCGGCCAACGGCTCTGGCACTACCAGGTGCTGCGCCACGACCTGTGGGACCGCGATTTGCCGGCCGCGCCCATCCTCGTCACGGTGCAGCGCGGCGGGAAGGCGGTGGACGCCGTCGCGCAGATCACCAAGACGGGGCACACGTTTCTCTTCGATCGCGTCACGGGCACGCCGCTCTTCCCCATCGAGGAGCGCGCCATGCCCAAGCTGGCGCTCCCCGGCGAACATCCGTCACCGTCGCAGCCGTTTCCGGTGAGCCCGCCCCCCTTCGCGCGGCAGCAGCTCACCCGCAACGACCTCACGCGGCGCACGCCGGCCGCATATCGCGCGGCACTCAAGACGTTCAACCAATACAGCACGCCGCACCCGTTCACGGCGCCCAACGGCAAGGGGATCATCATCTACCCCGGCGTGGATGGCGGCGGCGAATGGGGCGGCCCGGCCTTCGACCCGAAGACCGGCCTCATGTACGTGAACTCCAACGAAATGGCGTGGCTGCTCAAGCTCGTGCCGCGCAGCGATGCCTCCCTGTACGGCGCCAACTGCGCCGGCTGTCACGGGGCCAATCGCAAGGGCTCCGCGCTGGGCCCCTCCCTGCTGGACATTGCCAGCCGGCGCTCGCGCGAACAGATCGTGCAGATGGTGCGCGAAGGCACGGGACGCATGCCGGGCTTCGGCGCCGCCATGGATGGTGGGGCCATCAACGACATCGTGAACTATCTCGTCACCGGCAAGGACGAAACCAAGGCTAAGGTCGCGGCCGCGCCCAGTCCGTACGCGCTGCCCTATCGCACGGCGTACTTCGACATCTTCCTCGATCACGAGGGCTACCCTGGCGTGAAGACGCCGTGGGGCACGCTCAACGCCATCAACCTCAACACGGGCACGATCGCGTGGTCGATTCCCTTCGGTGAGTACCCCAAGCTGGCCGCCAAGGGGGTGAAGAACACGGGCACCGACAGCTACGGCGGGGCCATCGTCACCGAAAACGGGCTGCTCATCATTGCCGCCACCACCTACGACAACAAGATCCGTGCGTTCGACAAGGCCAACGGCGCCCTGCTCTGGGAAGCGACGCTCCCCTTTGCCGGCAACGCCACCCCGAGCACGTACATGGTGAATGGCAAGCAGTACCTCGTGATCGCCTGCGGTGGCGGCAAGAACGGCGCCCCCAGCGGTGGCGTGTACGTGGCGTTCTCGCTCTGA
- a CDS encoding exodeoxyribonuclease V subunit gamma codes for MSLLTIVTGDSPNALLAHMEARLAAAPLPPFEDERIVVQSLGMEKWVRQQLALRQGCAASLDLPFPAAFCRHLSEQLHRGAADGAWAPGIDARFEEQALIWRVFALLQQEALLAHEVFAPLRHYLHGADDAKRYGLAQRIAGRFDEYRLYRPELLLDWEADAEPRTANAHEGWQAALWRALLQGERPMHFARWFLQTIERLEQLASAPAGVPSRVSVFGVSTLPPLFVRLLRAVSRFVPVHVYVLAPDANSWRDGASRHPLFESFGQASRDLLATLTIPDAHGVRPPVMHVPSAAVPCDTLLHRLQHDLRAARAGAPFALAGTDRSLTVHVCYSPLREMEVLRDQLLDAFAADATLRPHDVLVMVPDVELYAPLAETIFGDARAARPRGEPDTEGAARVAIPYRVADRTLVREAAPARALLQCLALVNARCTASEVLGLLGAPVVRRAAGLTPSQLDQVAGWVQDAAIRWGYDGAARAAAFALPAIDDNSWRQGLDRLLAGYATGRTTGLVAGMLPVAGDLVGDTELLGRFADWTDHLFTTLGTLRHERPLAQWSAVLLNVAGWLVKPDGADELAAYDRLLRDLARLGELADVRGAGATPDAPVAFDVVHHWLDTTLGTDEHGNNFLAGGVTICAMKPMRAIPHRLIAMLGLDDTAYPRRTRRAAFDLIGSTPTLGDRDARIDDRQLVLDTIMSAGERLLLSYVGRSQKNNADIAPSIVIAELLDFLDGQCTPPAETVTRARRGPRETPVKARAYLQVEHRLQPFSAEYFRTDEARDARLFSFDAALARSVARTAQATRTTAPAFVVADGTVPVLTRPWQMVATAAEREPVALADLMDAWLNPSRFYCRRVLQLHVRSDDPVLEDAEPMHVDTLQGIRVQQEMLEQALAGQPLAAADRERVVAAGLLPSGALGPHWYDALQHEVAPLLARLGRPVFREPFAVDVTGPDWQLTGQLDHQRDGEQWRVRAATLKGKDKARAWMAHVVRNAGGAPVATRVFAKDEELLLDPLPDALPQLDLLVQGYRAARAAPLPYFLEAACAYRTALRKNDADPVAAAMKAYTADGSFGARGDICDDYVALLWRGRQPLQDSWETFRVCADAFWARFDQLTARAGT; via the coding sequence ATGTCGCTCTTGACGATCGTGACGGGGGACTCCCCGAATGCCCTGCTGGCGCACATGGAGGCGCGGCTGGCCGCGGCCCCGCTGCCGCCTTTCGAGGACGAGCGCATCGTCGTGCAATCGCTGGGCATGGAGAAGTGGGTCCGGCAGCAGCTCGCCCTGCGGCAGGGGTGCGCCGCGTCGCTCGATCTCCCCTTTCCGGCGGCCTTCTGCCGGCATCTGTCGGAACAGCTGCACCGCGGCGCGGCCGATGGGGCCTGGGCGCCCGGGATCGACGCACGCTTCGAGGAGCAGGCGCTCATCTGGCGCGTCTTTGCGCTGCTGCAGCAGGAGGCGCTGCTGGCCCACGAGGTGTTTGCGCCGTTGCGCCATTATCTCCACGGCGCCGATGACGCCAAGCGGTACGGACTCGCGCAGCGCATCGCCGGTCGATTCGACGAGTACCGTCTCTACCGCCCGGAGTTGCTGCTCGACTGGGAAGCCGATGCGGAGCCACGCACCGCCAATGCCCACGAAGGGTGGCAGGCGGCGTTGTGGCGCGCGCTGCTGCAGGGGGAGCGCCCCATGCACTTTGCCCGCTGGTTTCTGCAGACCATCGAGCGCCTCGAGCAGCTGGCCAGCGCGCCGGCCGGCGTGCCGTCGCGGGTCTCCGTGTTTGGCGTGTCCACGCTGCCGCCCCTGTTCGTGCGGCTGCTGCGCGCCGTGTCACGGTTCGTGCCGGTACACGTATACGTGCTTGCTCCCGACGCCAACAGTTGGCGCGACGGCGCATCGCGGCACCCCCTGTTCGAGTCGTTCGGCCAAGCCTCGCGCGATCTGCTCGCAACGCTCACCATCCCCGACGCGCACGGTGTGCGCCCGCCGGTCATGCACGTGCCCTCGGCGGCGGTCCCGTGTGACACGCTGCTGCATCGCCTGCAGCACGATCTGCGGGCCGCGCGCGCCGGCGCCCCGTTCGCGCTGGCCGGCACCGACCGCTCCCTCACGGTGCACGTGTGCTACTCGCCGCTCCGTGAAATGGAGGTGCTGCGCGACCAGCTGCTGGACGCGTTCGCCGCCGACGCCACGCTGCGTCCGCACGACGTGCTCGTCATGGTCCCCGATGTGGAGCTCTACGCGCCGTTGGCGGAGACGATCTTCGGTGATGCCCGCGCGGCACGCCCCCGAGGCGAGCCCGACACCGAAGGCGCCGCGCGGGTGGCGATTCCCTATCGCGTAGCCGATCGCACGCTGGTGCGCGAAGCCGCGCCGGCGCGCGCATTGCTGCAGTGCCTCGCGCTGGTGAACGCGCGGTGCACGGCCAGCGAGGTCCTGGGACTGCTGGGGGCGCCGGTGGTGCGCCGGGCCGCGGGGCTCACGCCCTCCCAGCTCGATCAGGTGGCGGGGTGGGTCCAGGACGCCGCCATTCGCTGGGGGTACGACGGCGCCGCGCGTGCCGCCGCCTTTGCGCTCCCTGCCATCGACGACAACAGCTGGCGCCAGGGGCTCGACCGGCTGCTCGCCGGGTACGCCACGGGGCGCACCACCGGGCTGGTGGCCGGTATGCTCCCCGTGGCGGGCGACCTGGTGGGCGACACGGAACTGCTGGGGCGATTCGCCGACTGGACCGACCACCTGTTCACCACGCTGGGCACGCTGCGTCACGAACGGCCGCTGGCGCAGTGGAGCGCCGTGCTGCTGAATGTGGCGGGCTGGCTCGTGAAGCCCGATGGTGCCGACGAGCTGGCAGCATACGATCGGCTGCTGCGCGACCTCGCGCGGCTGGGAGAACTCGCCGACGTGCGAGGCGCCGGGGCCACCCCCGACGCGCCGGTGGCATTCGACGTGGTCCATCACTGGCTCGACACCACACTCGGCACCGACGAGCACGGCAACAACTTTCTGGCCGGGGGCGTGACCATCTGCGCGATGAAGCCCATGCGCGCCATTCCGCACCGCCTCATTGCCATGCTGGGGCTCGACGACACGGCGTATCCGCGTCGCACGCGACGGGCCGCCTTCGACCTCATCGGCAGCACGCCCACGCTGGGTGACCGCGATGCGCGCATCGACGACCGGCAGCTCGTGCTCGATACGATCATGAGCGCGGGTGAGCGCCTGCTGCTGTCGTATGTGGGGCGCTCGCAGAAGAACAACGCCGACATCGCGCCGTCCATCGTCATCGCCGAGCTGCTCGATTTCCTCGACGGGCAGTGTACGCCACCGGCGGAGACGGTCACGCGCGCGCGCCGTGGCCCGCGGGAGACGCCGGTGAAGGCCCGCGCGTATCTGCAGGTGGAGCACCGCCTGCAGCCCTTCAGCGCCGAGTACTTTCGCACCGACGAGGCGCGTGACGCGCGGCTGTTCAGCTTCGATGCGGCACTGGCCCGCAGTGTGGCCCGCACTGCGCAGGCCACACGCACCACGGCCCCGGCCTTCGTGGTGGCCGACGGCACGGTCCCCGTGCTCACGCGGCCGTGGCAAATGGTCGCGACAGCCGCTGAGCGCGAACCTGTTGCGCTGGCCGATCTCATGGACGCGTGGCTCAATCCGTCGCGCTTCTACTGCCGGCGCGTGTTGCAGCTGCACGTACGGAGCGATGATCCGGTTCTCGAAGACGCCGAGCCCATGCACGTGGATACCCTACAGGGGATCCGCGTGCAGCAGGAGATGCTGGAGCAGGCCTTGGCCGGCCAGCCGCTCGCGGCGGCCGATCGCGAGCGGGTCGTGGCGGCGGGACTCCTGCCGTCGGGCGCACTCGGCCCGCACTGGTACGATGCGCTGCAGCACGAGGTGGCCCCGCTGCTGGCGCGGCTGGGTCGCCCCGTGTTTCGCGAGCCGTTCGCGGTGGATGTGACCGGCCCCGACTGGCAGCTCACCGGCCAGCTCGACCATCAGCGCGACGGCGAGCAGTGGCGCGTGCGCGCAGCCACCCTCAAGGGCAAGGACAAGGCGCGCGCGTGGATGGCGCACGTGGTGCGCAACGCCGGCGGCGCCCCGGTGGCCACGCGGGTATTTGCCAAGGACGAGGAGCTCCTGCTCGACCCGCTCCCCGACGCCCTGCCGCAACTCGATCTGCTGGTGCAGGGCTACCGTGCCGCGCGTGCGGCACCGCTGCCGTACTTCCTCGAGGCGGCGTGTGCCTATCGCACCGCGCTCCGCAAGAACGACGCCGATCCGGTTGCGGCAGCCATGAAGGCGTACACCGCCGACGGCAGCTTCGGCGCACGCGGGGACATCTGCGACGACTACGTGGCGCTCCTCTGGCGCGGGCGCCAGCCGCTGCAGGACAGCTGGGAAACATTCCGGGTCTGCGCCGATGCGTTCTGGGCCCGCTTCGATCAGCTCACGGCGAGGGCAGGCACATGA
- a CDS encoding Zn-dependent hydrolase, whose protein sequence is MIRRHFVQQAAALAALPALSRLGGTSHVGTAQAKPLVVNGARLNGWLTEFDRIGRTAGGINRVAYSEADLAGRAFTRRLFEQSGLTLRLDTAGNMLARVPGSDARLSPILIGSHIDSVTDGGNFDGPVGSFAAIEVARSLAEQKVQLRHPLEVVVWQNEEGGTIGSKIAVGLLTPADLDKVARSGKTVREGIGIVGGDVSRLNEAVRKQGDIAGYIELHIEQGGLLEKASRQIGVVEGIVGLRWFEITITGFSNHAGATPMDQRQDAMLAAAKFTVAVNDAIRSEGGRQVATVGRLNVTPNTTNVIPGQVVLTVDLRDLEQAKIDRFTATFERLGREIGAATNTAFAFSQMVNSTPALSDARIMDVVQGSATALGLSHQRMPSGAGHDAQEVAHIAPMGMIFIPSVGGISHSPKEFSRAADITNGANVLLNAVVAADRALG, encoded by the coding sequence ATGATTCGTCGACACTTCGTGCAACAGGCCGCCGCGCTCGCCGCGCTGCCGGCGTTGAGCCGCCTCGGCGGTACTTCTCATGTCGGGACCGCGCAGGCGAAGCCGCTGGTGGTCAATGGTGCCAGGCTCAACGGCTGGCTGACGGAGTTCGATCGCATCGGCCGCACGGCGGGTGGCATCAACCGGGTCGCGTATTCGGAGGCCGATCTGGCCGGTCGCGCCTTCACGCGCCGCCTGTTCGAGCAGAGCGGGCTGACGCTGCGTCTCGACACCGCCGGCAACATGCTGGCGCGCGTGCCGGGGAGCGATGCCCGTCTCTCGCCCATTCTCATCGGGTCGCACATCGACTCGGTGACCGACGGCGGCAACTTCGACGGCCCCGTGGGCTCGTTCGCCGCCATCGAGGTGGCGCGGTCACTGGCCGAACAGAAGGTGCAGCTGCGTCACCCGCTCGAGGTGGTGGTGTGGCAGAATGAGGAAGGGGGCACCATTGGCAGCAAGATTGCCGTGGGGCTGCTCACGCCGGCCGATCTCGACAAGGTGGCGCGCAGCGGCAAGACCGTGCGCGAGGGGATCGGCATTGTTGGCGGCGACGTGTCACGCCTGAACGAGGCGGTGCGCAAGCAGGGGGACATTGCCGGCTACATCGAGCTGCACATCGAGCAGGGTGGGCTGCTGGAGAAGGCCAGTCGGCAGATTGGCGTGGTGGAAGGCATTGTGGGTCTGCGCTGGTTCGAGATCACCATTACGGGCTTCTCCAACCACGCCGGCGCCACGCCCATGGACCAGCGGCAGGATGCCATGCTGGCGGCGGCGAAGTTCACCGTGGCGGTGAACGACGCCATTCGCAGCGAAGGCGGGCGGCAGGTGGCCACGGTGGGGCGGCTCAACGTGACCCCCAACACGACCAACGTGATTCCCGGGCAGGTGGTGCTCACGGTGGATCTGCGCGACCTCGAACAGGCGAAGATCGATCGCTTCACCGCCACCTTCGAGCGGCTCGGGCGCGAGATCGGGGCGGCCACCAACACGGCGTTCGCCTTCTCGCAGATGGTGAACAGCACGCCGGCCCTGTCCGACGCGCGCATCATGGACGTGGTGCAGGGGAGTGCGACGGCGTTGGGACTCTCGCATCAGCGCATGCCCAGCGGCGCGGGGCACGACGCGCAGGAAGTGGCGCACATTGCGCCCATGGGGATGATCTTCATTCCGAGCGTGGGCGGTATTTCGCACTCGCCCAAGGAGTTTTCGCGGGCGGCGGACATCACCAACGGGGCCAACGTGCTGCTCAACGCCGTGGTGGCGGCGGATCGGGCGCTGGGCTGA